One region of Baekduia soli genomic DNA includes:
- a CDS encoding MarR family winged helix-turn-helix transcriptional regulator, with amino-acid sequence MTAPTDEEYRRLLAFRTELRRFIRWSETAAADAGLTPALHQLLLAIRGHDDATGPATIGSVAEALLVRHHTAVELAQRAEQEGLIVRRRDEDDQRRVLLALTRRGAARLDRLSEMHLEQIGGLAERLTAVTARR; translated from the coding sequence GTGACCGCACCCACCGACGAGGAGTACCGGCGCCTGCTCGCCTTCCGCACGGAGCTGCGCCGCTTCATCCGCTGGAGCGAGACCGCGGCGGCGGACGCCGGGCTCACCCCCGCGCTGCATCAGCTGCTGCTCGCGATCCGCGGCCACGACGACGCGACGGGACCGGCGACGATCGGCTCGGTGGCCGAGGCGCTGCTCGTGCGCCACCACACCGCGGTCGAGCTCGCCCAGCGCGCCGAGCAGGAGGGCCTCATCGTCCGCCGGCGCGACGAGGACGACCAGCGGCGCGTCCTGCTCGCGCTCACGCGGCGGGGCGCGGCGCGCCTGGACCGGCTCAGCGAGATGCACCTCGAGCAGATCGGCGGCCTGGCCGAGCGCCTGACCGCGGTGACCGCCCGGCGATGA